The Candidatus Lernaella stagnicola sequence GGTGGAGGCCAACTTCGCGGGCAGCTTCGTGGCGCGGGCGGCGGCGTTTGCGCTTTCGGCCGGTGAAACGACGAGCCGCGACGCCGAAGAATTGCACCGCCATTTCGCCCCGCTCGTCCGGATGGTGCGCGAGGAGCAGCAACCCCACGTTGAGGTCGTGCACACGTATCGCTATTGCGCCCACAGCAAGGGCGACGATCACCGGTCGGCGGCGGAAATCGACGCGTGGCGCGCCACCGATCCCTTGAACCGGCTGGCCGAAGAAGTAGGTGCCGCGACCGCAGCGCGAATCGAAGCCGGCGTCGCGGAATACCTGCGGCAGTGCGAAGACGCCGCGCGCGCCTTGCCCTTCCCGAGCCTGGAGGCCGCCGATGGCTGAGCGCTACGTCGAATCGCTCAACCGCGCCCTTCACGAAATGATGGCGGACGACGAGCGCGTGTATCTCATCGGCGAGGACGTGCACGATCCGTACGGCGGCGCGTTCAAGGTCACGCGCGGGCTATCGACCGCGTACCCCAATCGGGTGCTCGGCGCACCGATCAGCGAAGCGGCGATCACCGGCTTCGCGGCGGGGATGGCGCTGCGCGGCCTACGGCCGGTATTGGAGATCATGTTCGGCGATTTCCTAACCCTGGCTGCCGACCAACTCGTGAACGGCGCGACCAAGTTCAACTGGATGTACAACGGCCGCGTCACCGTACCGCTGGTCGTTCGCGCGCCGATGGGCGGTCGGCGCGGGTACGGGCCGACGCACAGTCAAAGCCTCGAAACGCTGTTTTTCAACGTGCCGGGGCTGACGATCCTCGCGCCCTCGCACTTCCACGATCCCGGCGCGCTGCTGCGCCATGCAGTGCTGGAGGATGCCTCGCCGGTGCTGTTTGTCGAGAACAAGCTGCTGTATCCGCTTCGCCTGGAGCAACCGGAAAACGGCCGCGCGGGCGACTGGCACGTCGAGGTCGTCGCACCCGAATCACCCTACCCGACCCTGCGCCTGGTCGCCGATCCTGCGGAAACGCCGACGGTTACGTTGTTGGCGTACGGCGGCATGGCCCCGCTCGCTCTCGAAGCGGCGATGAATGCGCTGGTGCGCGATGAAATTCTCGTCGAGGTGCTGCTGCCGTCGCGGGTTAAGCCTTTTCCCGTCGCCGACGTCGCCGGGTTTGTGCGAAAGAGCGGGCGTGCGGTAATCGCCGAGGAATCGCCGCGTGAGGGTGGTTGGGGTGCGGAGATGGCGGCCCGACTGATGGAATCCGCCTTCGCCGATCTGCGCGCGCCCATCGCCCGCGTCGGTGCGAAGGAAACGCCGATCCCGGCGTCGATGCCGTTGGAAAAGCATGTACTGCCGCAGGTCGCCGACATCGAGGCCGCGCTGCGCGCCGTGGCAAGGAGCTGATATGCGCGAAGAAGTGTTCGTAGTTTCGGTTCCGCAATTGGGCGTCAACGACGACACGGCCACCATCGTCGAGTGGTTCGTTGCCGAGGGCGACGAGGTTGCCGTGGGCGCGGCGTTGTGCGCGGTTGAAACGGCCAAGGCGTCCTACGAAGTCGAGGCCGAAGTTGCCGGGCGCGTGGTGCCGCTGGCCGCGGCGGGCACGGAGATCCGGGTCCGCGATCCCATTGCGTTGATCGGCGCGGACATGGACGCGCTCGACACCGAGCGCCGTCGACTGCTTGCTGCTCAGGAAACGGAAACACAGGCCGCCGCTGCTGTCGAAGCCGAGGCTAAGGCGACCGACCAAGCACGCCGATTGGCCGCCGAGCTCGGTATCAATCTCACCGAAATCGCCACGGACGGCATTATCCGCGAAAAGCACGTTCGCGCGTTTGTCGAGAAGCAAGCGCCCGACGACCGCCCGACGCCCGCCGAAATCAAGTGGAACCCCGACCGCAAACCGGTGATGATCTACGGCGCGGGCCGCGGGGCGGTTACGCTAAAGGAATGTCTGGACACTGACCGGGACGTCCAGGTCGTGTGTTTCGTCGACGACGACCCGCAACACCCGCTGTGGCTAAAGGGCCTGCCTGTTTACCATCGCGACCGGCTGGCGGAAATCGTCACCCGCGGCGTGAGTTACCTGGCCACCGAAATCGCCGCCGGAGTCGTGCGGCTGCGTATCCGCGAACTGTGCGACGAGCGCGGGCTGCACCTGATCAACGCCGTTCACCCGCGCGCCTTCGTGTCGCCGTCAGCCACCCTGGGCCGCGGCAATTTCATCAAGGCCGGGGCGGTGGTTGCCACCGGCACGGTGGTGGGCGATTGCTGCGTGATCGACAACGGCGCGATCGTGGCCCATGACAACATCCTGGACGACGCCTGCCACCTGACGCCCGGCGTGAGCCTGGGCAGCGGCATTCGTGTGGGCAGCCTGGCCATCGTCGGCATCGGCGCGGCCGTCGCCACGGGCGTGACCATCGGGCGGCGGGCCATCGTTTCGCCGGGCGCGGCGGTGGTCAAAGACGTGCCCGACGACGCCGTGGTCGAGGGCGTACCGGCGAAAATCGTCGGCCGGCGGAAAGGCGAGTAAACGATGACGGGCGAGGTGGTTTACGTCGTGTGCGGCTGCAAACCCTGGAGCCGGTCCGTCTTCGACGAGCATCTCGCGACACTGCCCGGGCGCTGGCGTTACGTAGCCACGAAGGACGAACTGACGGCCGCGCGCCTGGCGGAGTGGTCGCCGCGGTTTGTTTTCTTCCTGCATTGGTCGTGGAAAATTCCGGCGGCGATTCACGAGCGCCATACCTGCATCGGCTTTCACATGACCGATTTGCCTTTCGGGCGCGGCGGCAGCCCGTTGCAGAACCTGATTGTGCGAGGCGCGACCGAAACGACGCTTACGGCCTTTGGTATCGAGGCCGACATGGACACGGGGGCGATCTACGATAAGCGGCCGCTGTCGCTGGCGGGCACGGCGCAGGAGATTTACGAGCGCGCCTCGCGCCTGGCGGCGCAGATGATCGCCGACTTGATCGCGCAGGACGATCCGCAGACCCGACCGCAAACGGGTGAGCCGACGATGTTCGCGCGGCGCACCCCGGCGCAGAGCGAGATTCCGGACGGGTTGGACCTCGCGCGCTTGTACGATCACCTGCGCATGCTTGACGCGGAAACGTACCCGCGGGCTTTTTTGAAGCATGGCGGCTTTCGTTTCGAGTTCAGCGCGCCGCGCCTGGAAAGCGGCCGGCTGGTGGCGAACGTGACGATCTCGCGCGAAACCGAGAACTAGGGACAAGGCGGGACGATGGAATTCTTGCAGGATTTGTTGGGGCGGGTTTCCGGCTTCGTGTGCGGGCCGTATTTTCTGATACCGCTGCTGGTCGGCACGGGCATTTTCATCACCGTGCGCCTGAAATTCATTCAACTGCTCGGTCTCAAGCACGCCTTCACCGGCGCCAGCGCGGCGGGGGGCGTGGCGGGTTACACCGTGGCGCAGGCGATGCGTTTCGGCATTGCGCGCGGCGTTTTCTCCAATGAATCGGGCCTCGGCTCGGCACCGATCGCCCATGCGGCGGCCCGCACCGAAGAGCCGGTCCGCGAGGGTCTCGTGGCGATGATCGGCCCGCTGGTCGACACGCTGATCATCTGCACGATGACGGCGCTGGTGATTCTGGTCTCCGGCGCGTGGCAAAGCGGCCTGGACGGCGCGACGCTAACCAGCCAAGCGTTTTCCACCGGTTTGCCGGGTAGCGGGATGTTCGCGCCCGGGCGCATGATCGTGAGCTTCGGATTGGTGTTTTTCGCCTTTTCGACGCTGATCAGTTGGTCGTATTACGGGGACCGCGCCACGGAGTTCATTTTCGGCGCGGGTTCGGTGATGATCTACCGCGTCGTCTACGTTGTGCTGATCCCGGTGGGCGCCGCTGGTCGAGTTGAAGATCGTCTGGACGTTCTCGGACATCACCAACGCACTGATGGCACTACCCAATCTGGTCGGCATCGTGCTGCTTTCCGGCGTCGTGGCCAGGTTGACCAAGGACTACTTCCGCCGCGACCATAAGCCGCTTCGTTGATCCACAAGGAGACCGTGTCATGCCCAGCCAAAAGAAAGTTCGTGTCGGTTTCGGCAAAGTCGATATCACCCCGCCCCTGCCCTTTCCCATGGGCGGCATGGCCGACCGCGACGGCCGCCTGGCCAACCGCGTACGCGACCCCTTGTTCGCCCGCGCGCTCGCGTTCAGCGACGGCAAAACCACGGCGGTGATGATCTCCGCCGATTTGTTGCTGTTCGTGATGGTACTGCGCGACGCGATCGAACAGCGCCTGCGAGACCAGGGCGTTGCGTTCGACGGCCTGATGCTCACGGCCACCCATTCGCACTCGGCGGTCGGCGGCTTTTGGGACGCGCCCTCGGCGAAGCTTTTTCTTGGCGAGTACGATCAGAAGTTGTTTGACGGATTGGTAACGAACATCGCGGCCGCGGGCAAGGCGGCGGTCGACGACCTGGCGGCTGCCGACTTGCGCTTCGGCGAAACCGAAACGTCCTACTTGAACTACAATCGCCGCCACAAAGAGGGCGCGATCGACCGCACGCTGGGTGTGCTGCACGTCAAGCGACGTCGCCGCGACATCCGGGTCGTGTTTTTCGGCGCGCATCCGGTGGTGGTTGGGGTTCGCGACTACCACGCTGCTTCGGCCGACTACCCCGGCGAACTGATCAAATCCATCGAAGCTGAGGGCGATCACGGTATGTTCGTCGTCGGCCCGGTCGGCGGTGTGAACGCGTTCTTTCCGGAAGGCCCGATGGATACCGACGTGCACCTCGCGTTGCTGACACGGCTGATGCGAGAGGCGGTCGACGAAGCCGCGGCCAACGCCCGGCCCGTCAAAAGCGACGACGTGGCCTTTGCCGTCGGGCAAACAAAAATCAACATCACGACGCCGAAACTGCTGCCGCAACGCCTGGGCTGGCTCGACACGCTGGCGCTGCCGCTGCGTTTATGGGCGCGGAAATTCGGGCGCGGCGGATTGCGCGACGGCGCGGCGACCCGCGTGCCGGTTTTGCGCGTCGGCGAGTTGATTTTCACCGGTTACCCGGCCGACTTGGGGGCCAGCGTCGGCTTAAAAACGAAGCAGCTCA is a genomic window containing:
- a CDS encoding neutral/alkaline non-lysosomal ceramidase N-terminal domain-containing protein, whose amino-acid sequence is MPSQKKVRVGFGKVDITPPLPFPMGGMADRDGRLANRVRDPLFARALAFSDGKTTAVMISADLLLFVMVLRDAIEQRLRDQGVAFDGLMLTATHSHSAVGGFWDAPSAKLFLGEYDQKLFDGLVTNIAAAGKAAVDDLAAADLRFGETETSYLNYNRRHKEGAIDRTLGVLHVKRRRRDIRVVFFGAHPVVVGVRDYHAASADYPGELIKSIEAEGDHGMFVVGPVGGVNAFFPEGPMDTDVHLALLTRLMREAVDEAAANARPVKSDDVAFAVGQTKINITTPKLLPQRLGWLDTLALPLRLWARKFGRGGLRDGAATRVPVLRVGELIFTGYPADLGASVGLKTKQLITEAGLTPVVVASQTDDYVGYVHMPLEYELLEKQDKAALWMNIYENAMGFGGRQTGVHLLAAFDRALVEVQ
- a CDS encoding alanine:cation symporter family protein, with the translated sequence MEFLQDLLGRVSGFVCGPYFLIPLLVGTGIFITVRLKFIQLLGLKHAFTGASAAGGVAGYTVAQAMRFGIARGVFSNESGLGSAPIAHAAARTEEPVREGLVAMIGPLVDTLIICTMTALVILVSGAWQSGLDGATLTSQAFSTGLPGSGMFAPGRMIVSFGLVFFAFSTLISWSYYGDRATEFIFGAGSVMIYRVVYVVLIPVGAAGRVEDRLDVLGHHQRTDGTTQSGRHRAAFRRRGQVDQGLLPPRP
- a CDS encoding biotin/lipoyl-containing protein, which translates into the protein MREEVFVVSVPQLGVNDDTATIVEWFVAEGDEVAVGAALCAVETAKASYEVEAEVAGRVVPLAAAGTEIRVRDPIALIGADMDALDTERRRLLAAQETETQAAAAVEAEAKATDQARRLAAELGINLTEIATDGIIREKHVRAFVEKQAPDDRPTPAEIKWNPDRKPVMIYGAGRGAVTLKECLDTDRDVQVVCFVDDDPQHPLWLKGLPVYHRDRLAEIVTRGVSYLATEIAAGVVRLRIRELCDERGLHLINAVHPRAFVSPSATLGRGNFIKAGAVVATGTVVGDCCVIDNGAIVAHDNILDDACHLTPGVSLGSGIRVGSLAIVGIGAAVATGVTIGRRAIVSPGAAVVKDVPDDAVVEGVPAKIVGRRKGE
- a CDS encoding transketolase C-terminal domain-containing protein yields the protein MAERYVESLNRALHEMMADDERVYLIGEDVHDPYGGAFKVTRGLSTAYPNRVLGAPISEAAITGFAAGMALRGLRPVLEIMFGDFLTLAADQLVNGATKFNWMYNGRVTVPLVVRAPMGGRRGYGPTHSQSLETLFFNVPGLTILAPSHFHDPGALLRHAVLEDASPVLFVENKLLYPLRLEQPENGRAGDWHVEVVAPESPYPTLRLVADPAETPTVTLLAYGGMAPLALEAAMNALVRDEILVEVLLPSRVKPFPVADVAGFVRKSGRAVIAEESPREGGWGAEMAARLMESAFADLRAPIARVGAKETPIPASMPLEKHVLPQVADIEAALRAVARS